The Desulfosporosinus acidiphilus SJ4 genome has a window encoding:
- a CDS encoding sugar phosphate nucleotidyltransferase, which produces MKLILLSGGSGKRLWPLSNDARSKQFLKVLKNEQGEPVSMVQRVWEQMESVGIAHSSLVATSKAQVDMIQRQLGQNVTTIVEPERRDTFSAIALAASYLYSEEKTGLDETIVVLPVDPHVEADFFNKLKELEQVLTESNADLALIGVSPSFPSEKYGYIVPETDQETKFYSRVSYFREKPNKTDAERLMAQQALWNCGVFAFKLDYIISHLTQKGFPTKYEELLHRYSELPKISFDYEVVEKAKHIVVLRYDGDWKDLGTWNTLTEEMPNGLLGNAILSEDAHNTHVINELDIPVVVLGISDAVVAVSPDGILVTDKESSPSIKEIVGKFDLRPMYEERRWGWYRVLDRVVFENGNEVLTKRLSLMAGKNFSYQYHNQRSEVWTIISGEGLYAFEGVVYRVKPGDVLNIPVGSKHGLRAITELEFIEVQMGSNLVEEDIVRVFMTWEDVEEHCKWAE; this is translated from the coding sequence ATGAAGCTAATTTTACTTTCGGGTGGTTCCGGCAAACGACTCTGGCCTTTATCAAATGATGCAAGATCTAAACAATTTTTGAAAGTATTAAAAAATGAGCAGGGAGAACCCGTTTCTATGGTTCAAAGAGTTTGGGAACAGATGGAATCGGTGGGTATTGCTCATTCTTCTTTGGTTGCCACCAGTAAAGCCCAAGTGGATATGATTCAACGTCAATTAGGCCAAAACGTAACAACGATTGTGGAACCAGAGCGCAGAGACACGTTTTCCGCAATTGCGTTAGCTGCTTCGTATCTTTACTCAGAGGAAAAGACGGGATTGGATGAGACAATAGTTGTCTTACCAGTTGATCCTCACGTAGAAGCAGATTTTTTCAATAAACTTAAAGAATTGGAACAGGTACTAACAGAATCAAACGCTGATTTGGCTCTCATTGGAGTATCACCATCGTTTCCATCGGAGAAATATGGTTATATCGTTCCTGAAACAGATCAGGAAACAAAGTTTTATTCTCGAGTAAGTTATTTTAGAGAAAAGCCTAATAAAACAGATGCCGAGAGGCTTATGGCGCAACAGGCTCTCTGGAATTGCGGAGTATTTGCTTTCAAACTCGACTACATAATTTCCCATCTTACTCAAAAAGGTTTTCCAACAAAGTATGAAGAGTTGCTGCATCGCTATAGTGAACTGCCTAAAATTAGTTTCGACTACGAAGTAGTGGAAAAAGCTAAACATATTGTTGTTCTAAGATACGACGGAGATTGGAAGGACTTAGGAACATGGAATACCTTAACCGAAGAGATGCCAAATGGATTGTTGGGCAACGCAATTTTGAGTGAAGATGCGCACAATACCCATGTTATCAATGAGCTAGACATTCCGGTCGTTGTCCTTGGTATTTCAGATGCCGTAGTGGCAGTGAGCCCAGATGGAATTTTAGTCACGGACAAAGAGTCTAGTCCGTCCATTAAAGAGATAGTGGGTAAATTTGACCTGCGTCCGATGTATGAAGAACGACGTTGGGGATGGTATCGTGTGTTGGATCGGGTGGTATTTGAGAATGGCAACGAAGTTTTAACCAAGAGACTTAGCTTAATGGCAGGGAAAAACTTTAGTTACCAATATCATAACCAGCGAAGTGAAGTCTGGACAATAATAAGTGGTGAAGGACTTTATGCTTTTGAGGGAGTAGTTTATAGAGTTAAGCCTGGGGACGTTTTAAATATCCCAGTTGGCTCTAAGCATGGACTTCGCGCCATCACTGAGTTAGAGTTTATTGAGGTCCAAATGGGAAGTAATCTTGTAGAAGAAGATATTGTCCGAGTTTTTATGACCTGGGAAGACGTTGAAGAACATTGTAAATGGGCTGAGTAA
- a CDS encoding acyltransferase, with the protein MEYKRVAWVDMAKILAIFAVITIHTVATLILNYKFGSKLWWVGNIIVSSVRWSVPLFVMLSGYTLLGKNESMRLLFQKRTYRVGIPFVAWTIVYFCWDKFHNKVQLTSNLIVERILSGSPFVHLYFFYIILGLYLITPALRIVMQNSSRRLQLYLLLIAFSFSILQSLLNYYMPNLSVRLNAFTYFLFYICYYVAGHYLKDFKLKGKKLITCIVILMLSIVITSVLTYINGSTPWIYYYDYLSYNVVIMTITLFVVFNSLNDYINKYNYLCKTAKNLAPNVLGIYAIHIIVMDLLSQGIFGIQVKLNIGNLITSLPFTIVTVFIISFVITYVGKRIPVIKLIFG; encoded by the coding sequence ATGGAGTATAAGAGAGTTGCTTGGGTAGATATGGCAAAAATTTTGGCGATATTTGCAGTTATTACAATACATACAGTGGCAACACTTATATTAAATTATAAATTTGGTAGTAAATTGTGGTGGGTTGGTAACATTATTGTTTCAAGTGTAAGATGGTCTGTACCTTTATTTGTTATGTTGAGTGGCTACACTTTGCTCGGTAAGAATGAATCCATGAGACTTCTTTTCCAAAAAAGGACATACCGAGTAGGCATACCTTTCGTGGCATGGACTATTGTTTATTTCTGCTGGGATAAATTCCATAATAAAGTTCAGTTAACATCGAATTTAATTGTAGAAAGAATTTTATCGGGTTCACCTTTTGTACATCTTTATTTTTTTTATATTATTTTAGGACTTTATTTAATTACGCCAGCTTTAAGAATAGTTATGCAGAATTCCTCAAGAAGGTTACAATTGTATCTGTTATTAATTGCATTTTCCTTTTCAATATTACAAAGCTTATTAAATTATTATATGCCAAATTTATCTGTCAGACTAAATGCCTTTACGTATTTTTTATTTTACATTTGTTACTATGTTGCGGGACATTATCTAAAAGATTTTAAATTAAAAGGCAAGAAATTGATCACCTGTATTGTAATATTAATGTTATCTATCGTTATTACTTCAGTGCTCACGTATATAAACGGCAGTACACCTTGGATATATTACTATGATTACTTAAGCTACAATGTGGTGATAATGACAATAACACTTTTTGTTGTTTTTAATAGTTTGAACGATTATATAAATAAGTATAATTATTTATGTAAAACAGCTAAAAATCTAGCACCAAATGTGCTCGGTATTTATGCAATACACATAATAGTTATGGATTTACTATCTCAAGGAATCTTTGGGATACAAGTGAAATTAAATATCGGGAATCTGATTACAAGCTTGCCATTTACTATAGTAACGGTATTCATTATATCCTTTGTTATAACATATGTTGGGAAGCGAATTCCTGTAATAAAATTAATATTCGGATGA
- a CDS encoding O-antigen ligase family protein: MEKREGRVPDYNWYLLVPLIFLLSVVPLIVYLKVVPLSGASFEFWTGQKENLDFFSYYKMVSIIICCIISILSLALFSMSYGLDKIKISVYYIPMAIYAFFVILSTEFSQYTDISLTGFPDRYEGMYILLAYMVILFVTINLVNNEENLKVLIGALFTGALIIGIIGVFQYLGYDFFKSAFGKNLILPAAYKQIADKLQFQFSKGMIYATLYHLDYVGSYMAMLFPLSFTMFLLTKRGWMKVLIAAFSLLMAVNWLGCTSRAGILGGVLALVILMIMMNRYIIKNWKYFIGGIVILCLILVGLNSISKDLSSRMHNLISDVVNISGGSGNDGGQSKSLLQGLDIKGNQATLVTSTETLKFELNGSNITFQDKDNHPIPFQADKSTGKIQLQDNLYKDYQITAGKYNNMSELQIVKGILKLNFSLGNSKISLLDSRGRVVNIQPVARWGFQGKELLGSSRGYIWSRSIPLLKDTIFIGHGPDTFAAYFPQNDFVGKFYAYFGDMWQLVDKPHDFYLQVGINTGIISLLALLSIFIFYIIRSAKLYFRNDYEDFASRAGVGVFVAVCGYLGAAFFNDSVVSVAPVFWILLGLGISINYMLEQKNLKSRKVAVK, encoded by the coding sequence ATGGAAAAGAGGGAAGGCCGTGTACCAGATTACAACTGGTATTTATTGGTGCCGTTAATATTCTTATTATCAGTTGTACCTCTAATTGTTTATCTTAAAGTTGTTCCTTTATCCGGTGCGTCCTTTGAATTTTGGACTGGACAAAAGGAAAATTTGGATTTCTTTTCTTACTACAAAATGGTATCTATTATTATATGCTGTATCATTTCAATCCTTAGTCTGGCATTATTCTCAATGTCCTATGGTTTAGACAAGATAAAGATCAGTGTCTATTATATTCCAATGGCTATCTATGCCTTCTTTGTAATTCTTTCTACGGAGTTTTCTCAGTATACGGATATCTCCCTAACGGGTTTTCCCGATCGTTATGAAGGTATGTACATACTCTTGGCCTATATGGTTATTTTGTTCGTAACAATTAACCTTGTAAATAATGAGGAGAATCTAAAAGTACTAATCGGAGCCCTGTTTACCGGAGCTCTGATTATCGGCATCATTGGCGTTTTTCAATACCTGGGATATGATTTCTTCAAATCAGCTTTTGGCAAAAACCTTATCTTGCCAGCGGCGTATAAACAAATTGCGGATAAATTGCAGTTTCAATTTTCCAAGGGTATGATTTATGCTACGCTTTACCATCTTGACTATGTTGGAAGCTATATGGCTATGCTTTTTCCATTATCGTTTACCATGTTTTTGTTAACCAAAAGAGGTTGGATGAAAGTCCTCATAGCTGCTTTTTCACTTCTAATGGCTGTAAACTGGCTAGGATGTACTTCCCGGGCGGGTATCTTGGGTGGCGTTTTAGCACTTGTAATTTTAATGATTATGATGAATCGCTACATAATCAAAAACTGGAAGTATTTCATAGGTGGTATTGTTATCTTATGTCTAATTTTGGTTGGTTTAAATTCAATTTCGAAGGATTTAAGTTCACGTATGCACAATTTAATTTCTGATGTTGTCAATATTTCGGGAGGTTCCGGAAATGACGGTGGTCAATCGAAGTCACTCCTGCAAGGCCTAGATATTAAAGGGAACCAGGCAACATTAGTGACCTCAACTGAGACGCTTAAATTCGAACTTAATGGAAGTAATATTACCTTTCAGGACAAAGATAATCACCCGATCCCTTTCCAAGCGGATAAAAGTACAGGAAAAATTCAGCTGCAGGATAATCTGTACAAAGATTATCAGATTACAGCTGGCAAATATAATAATATGTCTGAACTTCAAATAGTAAAAGGCATTCTTAAACTGAATTTTAGTCTTGGAAATAGTAAGATTTCCCTACTTGATAGCAGAGGACGGGTTGTAAACATTCAGCCTGTTGCAAGATGGGGGTTTCAAGGTAAAGAACTGTTAGGATCTTCACGGGGATATATTTGGTCCAGATCGATTCCTTTACTGAAAGACACCATATTTATCGGTCATGGGCCGGATACTTTTGCCGCTTATTTTCCTCAAAATGATTTCGTCGGTAAATTCTATGCTTATTTTGGAGATATGTGGCAACTTGTAGATAAACCTCACGACTTCTATCTGCAGGTTGGTATTAATACTGGAATCATTTCTCTTCTAGCACTTCTCTCCATATTTATTTTTTATATTATTAGAAGCGCAAAGCTTTACTTTAGAAACGATTATGAGGATTTCGCATCGAGAGCTGGAGTGGGAGTTTTTGTTGCAGTATGCGGTTATCTTGGGGCAGCCTTCTTTAACGATAGTGTCGTTTCAGTAGCGCCGGTATTTTGGATTCTTTTAGGTTTGGGGATCAGTATTAATTATATGTTAGAACAGAAAAATTTGAAGTCTCGAAAAGTTGCAGTTAAGTAA
- a CDS encoding glycosyltransferase, with protein MGDRMVNNAKLGVKVVSESSQPKVAIIHEWLTNMGGSEQVVSILLEIFPDAPVYTTLYEPANLVPSLAKADVHPSFLQRLPKFMRKHQYLLPLMPYAFEQFDLSNYDLVISSSSSCAKGVITGNDTFHVCCCYTPMRYAWDSYHLYMRSLKGPKRWLATWLMHKIRLWDRLSADRVDHFIAISHEVQDRIRKHYRRESKVIYPPVDIHRFNSTCIREDFYLVVSRLVGYKRVELAIEACNRLERQLVVIGNGEEQNHLKRIDRSNGKLVKFMGRQSDQVVADYLARARAFLFPGEEDFGLTMVEALASGCPVIAYAQGGAIDIVEDGVTGVLFNEQTVNGMMAGILRFEELSGNGNFEPSLLRSSAEKFSKENFKKAFLGALKDFGFV; from the coding sequence TTGGGGGACAGGATGGTTAATAACGCTAAATTAGGGGTCAAAGTAGTTAGTGAAAGTTCTCAACCTAAGGTAGCCATTATTCACGAGTGGTTGACCAACATGGGTGGCTCCGAACAAGTAGTAAGTATACTTCTAGAAATTTTCCCAGATGCCCCAGTATATACAACCTTATATGAACCCGCTAATCTAGTTCCTAGCCTGGCGAAGGCTGATGTGCATCCATCTTTTTTGCAACGATTACCTAAGTTCATGCGTAAACACCAGTATTTGCTGCCCTTAATGCCTTATGCCTTTGAACAATTTGATCTAAGTAATTATGACTTGGTTATTAGTAGTTCTTCTTCTTGTGCAAAAGGGGTAATTACGGGGAATGACACGTTTCATGTTTGTTGTTGCTATACACCGATGCGATACGCTTGGGATTCATATCACTTATATATGAGATCATTGAAGGGTCCAAAACGTTGGCTGGCAACCTGGTTAATGCATAAGATACGTTTGTGGGATCGCCTAAGTGCTGATCGAGTTGATCATTTTATTGCTATATCACATGAAGTACAAGATCGCATAAGAAAGCATTATAGGCGAGAATCAAAAGTAATATATCCTCCTGTAGATATTCATCGGTTTAACTCTACTTGTATTAGAGAGGATTTTTACCTTGTCGTTTCCAGATTAGTAGGGTATAAAAGGGTTGAATTAGCGATCGAGGCATGCAATCGTTTAGAACGGCAATTAGTTGTGATTGGAAATGGAGAAGAGCAAAATCACCTGAAGAGGATAGACCGCAGCAATGGTAAATTGGTTAAATTTATGGGTCGTCAGAGTGACCAGGTTGTTGCGGATTACTTAGCTCGTGCTCGTGCCTTTCTATTTCCCGGAGAAGAGGATTTCGGTCTAACCATGGTTGAAGCGTTAGCATCCGGTTGTCCCGTGATTGCTTATGCTCAGGGAGGAGCAATTGATATTGTCGAAGATGGGGTAACAGGTGTATTATTTAATGAGCAAACTGTCAATGGTATGATGGCAGGAATTTTACGCTTTGAGGAATTGAGCGGGAACGGTAATTTTGAACCTTCGTTGCTAAGGAGTAGTGCAGAGAAATTTAGCAAAGAAAATTTCAAAAAGGCATTTTTAGGTGCATTGAAGGATTTTGGTTTTGTCTAA
- a CDS encoding GtrA family protein, which produces MKSNIDLGLLFLKGQKKRVKLNRESFMQIVKYGVVGIIGASIHFGSVVLLVEVFRQNPVISSAFGFSIVVCISYILNKRWTFRIKNEGNSYRFFKYIVVSCLGFGINISIMYYSVQIAKWSYIIGQIIVTVAIPVSNFLLNKFWTFSDR; this is translated from the coding sequence ATGAAGTCAAACATAGACCTAGGTTTATTATTTCTGAAGGGACAGAAAAAAAGAGTGAAATTAAATCGTGAAAGCTTTATGCAAATAGTAAAGTATGGGGTTGTAGGGATTATTGGAGCTTCAATTCATTTTGGTAGTGTAGTCCTATTAGTTGAAGTATTTCGACAGAACCCGGTCATCAGCTCCGCATTTGGGTTTTCAATAGTAGTATGCATATCTTACATTCTAAACAAGCGCTGGACATTTAGAATTAAGAACGAGGGAAATTCCTATAGATTTTTCAAATATATTGTAGTTTCTTGCCTAGGTTTCGGGATAAATATCTCTATTATGTACTATTCAGTTCAAATAGCTAAATGGAGCTATATTATAGGCCAAATTATTGTTACAGTAGCAATTCCTGTTAGTAATTTTTTGTTGAATAAATTCTGGACATTTTCGGACAGATAA
- a CDS encoding acyltransferase encodes MPKLISNIIKRILKEHLYHYLSSNEFQSQIQSQIQCLLKENTENTTINIDYLNTKEFENTIKKIITDKYLVFGNEKERLNIANTAVLNNALFNLSSGNITIEDWVFFGHNVSVITGTHNYYSFDEKRQRDFPSSGRDVIIKRGSWVASNSTIAGPCIIGEHSVVASCSFVNRDVPPYSIVAGIPAKVIKEISF; translated from the coding sequence GTGCCCAAACTAATAAGTAATATCATTAAACGAATACTAAAAGAACATTTATATCACTACTTAAGTAGTAATGAATTTCAGTCACAAATTCAATCTCAAATTCAATGTCTATTAAAGGAAAATACTGAGAATACAACTATTAATATTGATTATCTAAACACTAAGGAATTTGAGAATACAATCAAGAAAATAATTACGGACAAATATTTGGTTTTTGGTAATGAAAAGGAAAGGTTGAATATTGCAAATACAGCCGTGCTAAATAATGCACTTTTTAATCTTTCTAGTGGAAATATTACTATAGAGGATTGGGTATTTTTTGGTCATAATGTTTCAGTCATAACTGGAACACATAATTATTACTCATTTGACGAGAAACGTCAGAGAGATTTCCCAAGTTCTGGAAGAGATGTTATTATTAAGAGGGGTTCGTGGGTAGCTAGCAACTCTACAATTGCTGGTCCCTGTATAATCGGAGAGCACTCTGTAGTAGCGTCATGTTCTTTTGTAAATAGAGATGTGCCCCCTTATTCAATCGTTGCTGGAATTCCTGCTAAGGTAATTAAAGAAATATCCTTTTAA
- a CDS encoding Wzt carbohydrate-binding domain-containing protein, with protein MNKYFFLHIPKTAGTSLFTFFRNILGEEQVYQVRDVNIGKQRAEAIRSFAMVGGHLTYDQMQTYFEQERYRLTFLRQPLERFLSMYYFYRQTEEVQRDLSVKMAKSMDLATYINWLLDSEEYKHLRNVQTWYLTGGLTTKRSTSLAERLDLAKENLTSLDFVGITEDMSDSLDFLSLDCCWPLVERIPRNNVTASRPKIEEIDGQLVQRIQEISSLDMELYSYGLKLYKQKKRQLLGECIERRRWELQANTEKTIQIHPSVQQLERKENTRDCNLKEGDTGSREVEILAVDVSGTETYYSRISSGETALIRIIMYSYIDEMNLIVGICIKDDYGQIVFGTNSYHLAHHISVHQGQVICVIFSQKMDLGEGHYHLTVALHTGENLGETVYHWKERACSFYISGFKRTFFEGITGLYPKISYESADLSLPLPMEMSSGVSIKIEKVVSEILCNTRFTALVSVTNESVYNLASFPPNPVYLSYHWYSVSGGESVVFEGDRSLLLRPLSAQSTDTYGLNVHSPHSIGEYVLRITLVQEMVFWFDQFPGHMFAECRVKVTG; from the coding sequence ATGAATAAATACTTCTTTCTTCACATCCCGAAAACGGCAGGAACATCTCTTTTCACATTTTTCCGTAATATCTTGGGGGAAGAGCAGGTTTATCAGGTTAGGGATGTTAATATTGGTAAACAAAGAGCTGAAGCGATTCGATCATTTGCAATGGTGGGCGGTCATTTGACCTATGATCAGATGCAGACGTATTTCGAGCAAGAACGTTATCGTTTGACCTTCTTACGGCAACCGCTAGAACGCTTTTTATCGATGTACTACTTCTATCGTCAGACAGAAGAGGTTCAACGTGATCTATCTGTTAAGATGGCCAAAAGCATGGATTTGGCCACTTATATCAATTGGCTTTTGGATTCGGAAGAGTATAAACACCTCCGCAATGTCCAAACTTGGTATCTGACTGGTGGACTTACGACTAAGAGGTCCACGTCTCTGGCTGAACGGTTAGATCTAGCCAAGGAAAACTTGACAAGTTTGGACTTTGTTGGTATCACAGAAGATATGTCCGATTCACTTGATTTTCTCAGTTTAGATTGTTGCTGGCCGTTAGTGGAACGGATACCGAGAAACAACGTCACAGCCAGTCGTCCAAAGATAGAAGAGATAGATGGTCAGTTAGTACAGAGGATCCAGGAGATCTCAAGCCTAGATATGGAGCTATATTCTTATGGATTGAAACTTTATAAACAGAAGAAGCGCCAACTTTTGGGCGAATGCATCGAGCGCAGGAGATGGGAGCTTCAGGCAAATACAGAGAAAACCATTCAGATTCATCCGTCAGTTCAACAATTGGAAAGAAAAGAGAATACTCGGGATTGTAATTTAAAAGAAGGCGATACTGGCTCTCGCGAAGTAGAAATTCTGGCAGTGGATGTCAGCGGGACGGAGACTTATTATTCTCGCATTTCATCGGGTGAAACTGCGCTGATCCGCATCATTATGTATTCATATATTGACGAAATGAACCTTATTGTTGGTATCTGTATTAAGGATGATTATGGACAAATTGTCTTCGGAACGAACAGTTATCATCTGGCTCACCATATATCTGTTCATCAAGGGCAGGTTATATGCGTTATCTTCAGTCAGAAAATGGATCTTGGTGAAGGACACTACCATTTGACTGTGGCCCTGCATACTGGAGAAAATCTTGGAGAAACCGTTTATCACTGGAAAGAACGGGCCTGTAGCTTTTATATCAGTGGGTTTAAGCGAACATTCTTTGAAGGAATTACGGGGCTTTATCCTAAGATTTCCTATGAGAGTGCGGATCTGAGCTTGCCATTGCCGATGGAAATGTCATCAGGTGTCTCCATAAAGATTGAGAAAGTTGTGTCGGAGATATTATGCAACACTCGGTTTACTGCTTTGGTGAGTGTTACGAATGAATCAGTATATAATCTGGCAAGCTTTCCGCCCAATCCAGTTTATCTGTCGTATCATTGGTATAGTGTTTCTGGAGGCGAATCTGTTGTTTTTGAAGGAGACCGATCACTATTACTTCGACCACTTAGCGCACAGAGCACAGATACCTACGGGCTTAATGTACACAGTCCTCATAGTATAGGTGAGTATGTTCTTCGAATAACACTAGTGCAGGAGATGGTTTTTTGGTTTGATCAGTTCCCGGGGCATATGTTTGCTGAGTGCAGAGTGAAAGTAACAGGATAA